One Synechococcus sp. Nb3U1 genomic window, CGTGTCGGATAGACATGAGGCCCCAGCCAGGTACCCGAGGGATCCTGAAGGTGAATGGCAGTTGGGGGCAATAGGGATCCCTGGGTTTGGGATTGTAAGGGGCTATAGGGGGCAACAAACTCAGCAAAAATGGCGCAGGTGTAGAAGAGCAAAAGGATCAAGGCTCCGATTTGGGCCCATCGATTTTGGCGAAGCCGTTTCCACCACTGCATGAGGCGAGGATCCCGTGAGCGCTGCTGGCCAGCACGAAACTGGTCTTTACTGTAGCTGAAGTGTAGCCAAAATTGAGAAGCCCTTCTAACCTGCCAAAGAATAACTGGGGCTGTAGAGAGCCATCATTTCCATCCGTGCGGCGGTGATCGTCTGCGGCAGCACCCCCACCAGACGGGCCAGGATATCATCCGGCAACTGGCTGACCAAATCGGTGGAGAAAAACTCTTCTAAACTAAACAGCAACACTCGTGCCCGCTGAGTTGGGAGAGGGTTATCCGTAATTTGTTGTAACCAGCGCATCCAGTGCAGCCGCTTGGAATAAGCATTTTGCCGTTCCTGATGATTTTGCGGATGCAGTAACGCCACATCTCCAATGGGTAGAACAGTCCCAGATTCTATATCCAATGGCCCTCCGACCGCCGCACCTGGCCCAGCAAACTCAGCATGAAAGGTTTTGCAGATGATCAGGGCATTGTGCCGCTGCGGATCGAGCATCAGCAGTTGTCCACTACTGAGGCTACGAGTTAACTGCCCTGGCTCAACCCGCTTAACCAGGCTGTGGTTGGGAGAAGGTTCGCTCATAGTGTTTAGGATATCTCAGCCCTCCCCCTCTTTACATGAAATCTTTAAAGTTCAGAGGAGCTGCTTAATGCGATCTTCATGCAAGAAAGAACCGGACTTAATTTCTTGTCCTTTTATCCTACGGATTGGCTATAGAGTTGCTGCAAAATCCTCGCCAACTGTATAGATTCTTACGTCTCCAGCTTCGCAGCGGCCAATGTGGCTGGCTTGGGGATATCCGGCAAGATGTAGTTCCTGGAGTAAAGCTGGGGTAAAGCTGGGATCCACCGCCAGCAATAAGCCCCCGCTGGTTTGGGGATCCGCCAGCAACAACTGCTGCCATTCGGCAAGAGATTCTGCCTGCACACCTTCATAACCTTGCCAATTGCGACGAGCAGCTCCCGGAAAGATCCCAGCTTTCGCTAAGGGGATGGCTTCCGCCAAACAAGGAACAGCGGACAGATCCAACCTCGCCCCCACACCCGAGCCGCGACAGACTTCCAGCAAATGTCCCAGTAGACCAAACCCTGTTACATCCGTCATGGCGTGGACTTGCGGTCGCTGTGCCATTTGGGAGCCGATGCGATTCAGTTGGGTCATCACCTGCAACACCTGCCCATAGCCTGCAGCGCTGAGTTTGCCTTTTTTCAGGGCTGTGGTCATGACGCCGATCCCAAGGGGCTTGGTCAAGATCAGGTCGTCCCCTGGTTGGGCGGTGGCATTGCGGCGAATGTGGTCGGGATGGGCCAAGCCTGCTGCAACCAAACCAAAGATCGGCTCAGGAGAATCGATGGAGTGTCCTCCCGCCAACGGGATCCCGGCCTCCTGGCAGACGTTCATTCCCCCAGCCATGATCCCTTGAATCGCCTCCATCGGCAGGCTGTTGATCGGCATGCCTAAAACTGCCAGAGCCAGAATCGGTGTCCCCCCCATCGCATACACATCCGAAAGGGCATTGGTGGCAGCAATGCGGCCAAAATCCACCGGATCATCGACAATCGGCATGAAAAAATCCGTGGTCAAGATCAGGGCCTGGGTGTCGTTCAGCTGATAAACCGCAGCATCATCGCTGGTTTCGGATCCCACCAGTAGCGCCGGGTTGGGGGCCAAAAAAGGCATGCCTTTAAGAATCTGTTGCAACTGAGCCGGAGCAATTTTGCAACCGCAGCCGCCACCGTGGGAGTACTGGGTAAGGCGAATTGGGGCATTCATAGAGATTCTAAAAAAAGGGCTGTCTCTACTCTAGTGAGCTTGGCCGGCTGACTGGGGGTTCGCAAGCTGGGTTATAGCTTTTTCCAGCGTTCTCTGATACAGCAGATTCAGGTCAATCTCTTGCTCTATAAGGTTTTTTGCCGAGCTCAAAGGCCTGCGTGAAGTCGGAAAAGGCTTTAATGTTGAAGGGGATCCCACTATCTATAGCGTTGACATGACCTTTGTTCCCTTGCACTTGCACAGCGAATACAGCCTGCTGGACGGGGCTAGTCAGTTACCCCGCTTGATTGATGAGGTGGCGGCAATGGGCTTACCCGGTCTTGCCCTCACCGACCATGGCGTCATGTACGGGGCACTGGAGCTGCTGAAACTGTGTAAAGGAAAGGGGATCACCCCGATCATCGGCAATGAGATGTATGTGATCAACGGCGACATCAGTGACAAAAATCGCAAATATCCGCGCTACCACCAAATTGTCTTGGCCAAAAATACTCAAGGCTATAAAAACCTGGTTAAATTGACCACCATTTCTCATCTGCAAGGCACCCAGGGCAAAGGAATTTTTTCTCGTCCCTGTATCAACAAAGAGTATCTGCTGCAATACAAAGAAGGACTAAT contains:
- the selD gene encoding selenide, water dikinase SelD, with protein sequence MNAPIRLTQYSHGGGCGCKIAPAQLQQILKGMPFLAPNPALLVGSETSDDAAVYQLNDTQALILTTDFFMPIVDDPVDFGRIAATNALSDVYAMGGTPILALAVLGMPINSLPMEAIQGIMAGGMNVCQEAGIPLAGGHSIDSPEPIFGLVAAGLAHPDHIRRNATAQPGDDLILTKPLGIGVMTTALKKGKLSAAGYGQVLQVMTQLNRIGSQMAQRPQVHAMTDVTGFGLLGHLLEVCRGSGVGARLDLSAVPCLAEAIPLAKAGIFPGAARRNWQGYEGVQAESLAEWQQLLLADPQTSGGLLLAVDPSFTPALLQELHLAGYPQASHIGRCEAGDVRIYTVGEDFAATL